The Acidobacteriota bacterium DNA window GGCCCAGCGGCAGCAGCTGGATATATTTTCCCGCCGTTTGGAGCAGCTCATCGGCACCATGGAGCAGAAGCACGACGGCCTGCGCGGGGCGGTGGAACAGAAGCTCTCGCAGATCCAGAGCGACAACGCCACGCGGCTGGAGGAGATGCGCCGCACGGTGGACGAAAAACTGCAGGGAACCCTGGAAAAGCGCCTTGGCGAATCATTCCGGCAGGTTTCGGAACGGCTGGAGCAGGTCTACCGCGGTCTGGGCGAAATGCAGGCGCTGGCCAGCGGGGTGGGCGACCTGAAGCGGGTGCTGACCAACGTCAAGACCCGCGGCATCTGGGGCGAAATCGCCTTGGGCAACCTGCTGGAGCAGATCCTGACACCGGATCAATTCGCCGTCAACGTCGCCACGCGGCCCGGGAGCAACGAGCGCGTGGAGTATGCGGTGAAGTTGCCCGGACGGGGCGATGACGAGAACCCGGTCTGGCTCCCCATCGATGCCAAGTTTCCCAAGGAGGACTACGAGCGGTTGCAGGAGGCCGCCGACGCCGGCGACGCGGACGGTGTCGCCCGGGCGGCCCAGCAGCTCGAGACCCGCATCAAGGCGGCGGCGCGCGATATCCACGAGAAATACGTCAGTCCGCCGGCGACGACTGATTTCGCCCTGATGTTCCTGCCCACCGAGGGGCTGT harbors:
- the rmuC gene encoding DNA recombination protein RmuC, yielding MGELAGWLTLVTVLVTALGVGVLLVVLYRRIAAGRQQADELTLRVEALGREIERTEHAVLEEFGRNREEQDRQARAMREEVGGRLNTTADGMLRSLGEITQAQRQQLDIFSRRLEQLIGTMEQKHDGLRGAVEQKLSQIQSDNATRLEEMRRTVDEKLQGTLEKRLGESFRQVSERLEQVYRGLGEMQALASGVGDLKRVLTNVKTRGIWGEIALGNLLEQILTPDQFAVNVATRPGSNERVEYAVKLPGRGDDENPVWLPIDAKFPKEDYERLQEAADAGDADGVARAAQQLETRIKAAARDIHEKYVSPPATTDFALMFLPTEGLYAEVLRRTGLLEALQRDLRVVVAGPTTIAAILNSLQMGFRTLAIEQRSSEVWKLLGAVRTEFGKFGDTLDKVKKKLDAASTE